The DNA window ACACAGCATGTTACTTAATTCACAAAAACTGTGCAGTTCTTTTCTCACAACTTTGAATGGCTAACATGAGATACCCgcttttaaaaatagtttttatttagcACACGCTATCTTATCTATTTCAAGTGGCTTATTCTCCTGCGATAGTGCCAGTCAACTCCTTCTAATCTTAATTAGCAATCGAGCATAAGGGGGCTCAATCAAGGCACAGACAGATAGGTTAGAGTCTTCAGCTTCCATCCTCACTAGTTTTCCCTATCGGAAAATTCAATCAACTTTACAGGGAAACACATCCATAATTTAGTAAGGTTAAAGCCATCAGACCTGGCTCCAACTGACTGGCACCTGACCTTGCAAGGCCTTCTTCAATTAGTCATTACCGCCCAGGCATCCTGGAAATACTTTCACTATTTTCAGAGAAGGGGCAGATGTCTTCATCAATCATCAAATATTGCCATGCAAATTAGGCGGACACACGACCATGACCATTGTGGAATAATAAATCAGGAAGCCCGGTGACAACTGCTACAGTTTGCTTCTTTTGTCTAAGTGCAGCAAATGTCaagtgttgcagttgctgctgctgcatgttgctGGTTCTTGTGCTGGATGTCGTTGTTGTTTACGTTGTTGTTCTTGTCTTTGCGGGGCATAAATCATTGGAAAGGTCAAAGTGCACCCGCCTACGGCATGTCGCCAGTAGTAACACCACCAGTAACCAGCAGAACACACCAAAATCTCGCTACAAGGGACGAACACATGGTCGCCTGATGTCTGCAGCAGTTGTCAAgtgggcagcagcaacagtcgccgctgctgcagcatgATTAatgtgcagcagcaacagcagcgcaCAATTTTGGGCTGGCCGGATTTATTGTGTTATACGGTGGACATGGGCTGCGACCTACTTTTATCACCCACTATCACCGGAACGCAGCCAATCGAAGGCCAACTATCTTATCGAGTCCAAACTTAATCAGCTGGTTATCAGCAAAGCAGCATTTTCACCGCCTAAGctgcttttaaaaatgtttttattattcggTGGGGAAAACAATGTATGGCCACCATTGAACTTGAACTTTGTTTTGCTCTCTGCAAATTGCCAGCGATAAATTCTTCAATGCATCCGCCACAACCAGCAGCACGCCCCACCTAACCCAACTACCCCACCTTCGCCACCAGCCACATTGACACTCAAATTAAAGTTGGCAATTTGGTCGGGGTTCTGTTCTGTTGCTGCCTTAGCCATTTAGCATATGGCCCCTTGCACCGACTGCCTCTCATCCCCTGCTTTTCGCCGGTTTTTTACTTTCCGACTGCGTGTCGCTCGCAGCTGATGCATAACCGTTTAACGCTTCGTTGCCTCCAACGTGCAAATGAACTGCCGCAACAAgagtagcaacagcagcagcagcaacatcagcagcagcagcaacatcagcagcagcagcaacatcatctgctgcagcaacaacagcaagctCCCTTTTCCAGACCCACGACCGTACAGTTTGAGGGGCATTGTGCGGGGCTTGGAGCAACGTCGCTGCTTTTAATTTCGATGTCGTTTTTTCATGCTGCTCCCTCTATTTACCTCGTCGTTCGCCATTTTCTTTTGGCGTCTTTAATGTTTGACTTTTAGTAGTTGAAGAGGGTGTTTCCTTTCTAAGCGAATTTTTTCCGGACACTAAGAGGGGTCTTAAATGCGTAATTTTAGAGGGGAATATTCCTCTGCAATGGCAACAGAATTATCAAGTAGCGTTTAATGCTCCATTGTTTACCATCTGCTACCAATACTATTGcttgcataaatattaattatacttTAGTGAGTCTGGGCTGATTTAAACGATATTACAGGGGCTTTACCATGTGTGGGTGTTGAACAACTCTTCTCTTTAATCTTGATCCGCTCTGCACTTGAGCTGCTTTCAGCACATTGATCGAGCCATGTACGGTTGCTACCGAAACCTGTAGagtatataatttaaaacttaattaaatacCTCACTTATCGCAGTTGATTCGGCTCCGGAAAATATAGGGGCGCCTAATGCCGCAAAACCAACATTACCATTGGAATGCGGCAAGTTAGTTAGCTGGACATAGGAATGACCTCATCGAAATTATTAGCTGCCGGCAAAACACACGGCtattggaaaaattaaaaacaaatatagaGACACATTCGTAATACAGCAAAATATAATTGCTAGAACTGCCGCTAATCTGTATTTCAGACTATACCCCGATTTCCCACTGGTTTACTGATACCCATCTAGCACGTTTCGCTATTTAATTAGCCActcatttatgcaaattgcgaTGGCACGCTCTGTAGAGGGACATTTTTAAACGGATATTCATCAGCAGTAGATGAACACTCCCGCAAAGGTTTTTTAGCTCAAGGTCGGCAATGTGAGGGAATGTTTTATGGGCGAAGCTGATTTGGTGGCTGCTTCTGAATAAAATCACTGGCACTTCCCACTTTGTCGCCCACCCAAAAGAAAATGAGTCGTTAATCGCTTTAATTGTTGGCGGAAATGAAAGGATGTGCTCCTGCAGCTGCCGCCTTGTAGTGCGTGTCAcgttactcatacgcaccgcaatcaatttttatgctTGCCACATACGTGAGTTGGCAGCCAAACGAAGCTGATTCCAGAGCCCTTTCCCAAATATGCTGTAGCGGAGAAAGTTGAAAGGGTTTCTACGTGGGTTTTTAATGCAAATCGTGTTGATTGTAATGTTCACTGGTGTGCTGTACACTTGTGATCACGTTTGCCaattcataatttaattagtctGGCGCGCTTAAAACTCCCACCGTGTCGCCCAATTTAATAATACTAAAATGCTTAAGTACTTTACGAGCAATTCTAccagcaaaaggaaaatattgtgCTGCTGGTTCATTACTTCCTCGGCAATTACAACATCCGCTCTGAGTCACCACTTTTCTTATTCGAGTTTCCCTAATGACACTCATCAACTTgatgcaaatatatatgtatatatatttaccaTGGTTTTTTCTATGCACATATATTTGACCAGTCACGTCGGCccataaaaaataagcaacGATAGCAAATGCTGGCATAACGAAGCACAAGAAATGGCAAGGTtctcaaattcaaattattagAGAAGCAACCAAAAACTAAGGTTGgaacaacatttttaactCATTTATCACTCCAGGGACATCCTTATTCTGAACAACACtttaaaaaggtttaaaatataaaagggGACGTGGAAAATAACTGAACAACTTTAGTGATACGTTCTCGAAGTGCACATACTCCTAAGAAGAATCAGAAGTTttcaaaagtaatttaagCCCGGCATTGAGCCCGGCTTATTGTGAGTGAGTCATGTGGCCGGGTTGAGTTGCAAGTTGCGGGTGCAACGCCATGCATGCCAAGCAGCAACGCTCGGTCTCAGAATGCGAGGCACGATCGAGATGTGCTCAAAACGGACGATGATGAATTGCACAGACCTGGCCTAAGCCCATACAAACCTCAAACTAATCGCTCCTCTCATCTTCCTCCTTGCAGGCCCATGTGGTCACCGCCTTCGAGCAGTCGCTGTCCAACATGACCAACCGACTGCATCAATTGACGGCGACGGCGGAGCGAAAAGACGGCGAGCTGACGGACATGCGGCAGACCATCGAGTTGCTGAGGAAGCAGTCCATCCAGGCGGGACTGACCACGGCGCACATGCAGAGCATGGGTGTCCAGACCCAGGGTCAAGGTCAGCTTCAGGCCCTGGGTCAGCCGGCCTCAGACCAGAAGCCACCGACCTCGGGCTCTCAACGCGCCATTAATGCCAACAATGGCTCCATGCCCCTGGGAATGCAGCGACAGCACAGCACCGACTCCATGTGCTCCCTAAACTCCATCAGTTCCGGGTGCTCGGCGGCCCAAGACAAGAACAAGGCCAACAAGAAGAAGGGCTGGCTGCGGAGCAGCTTCACCAAGGCCTTCTCCCGCAATGCCAAGATCTCCAAGACTAGTCGTCATGTGGggcaccatcatcatcacaaCCACTCTCAGCAAGAGTTGGCTGCTGGGAAGATTCCCCTGCACAATGGTCACGGTGAACCCTTGGGACTGGCCTCGTTGGCCACCCAACCTGCTCCTCCTCTGCCGAATAGCAAGCAGAGCAGTCCCGCCAAGACCGTCACCCTCATCGACAATGCCAAACCCATCGATGCCATTGAGCAGGAGGATCAGCATGTGGTCGAGGACCTCAAGAAGCAGCTGCGCGAAAAGGATCTCGTCCTGACTGATATTCGACTGGAGGCCTTGAGCTCGGCCTCCCAGCTGGAGAGCCTTAAGGAGATGATGAACAAGATGCGGGCCGAGATGATGTCCCTGAAGCACAACAATGAGCGGCTCCAGAAACTGGTAACCACGCGCTCCTTGGCTGGTTCGGAGGCCAGCTTGGGCCAGGCCATTAGTCCCAATGGATCTGTGGCTGGAAGCTCCGAGGTGTCAAGACGCTATTCCCTCGCCGATAGTAACAATCGCCCACCCATGGAACTACCGGCTCGACTCACTGAAGAACTTGAACTGGAGGAAGAGTGTCTGCCACCTGCCCCGGCTCCCGAACAACCATCACCACCGGCTCCAAATGGCGTCAGTGTGGCTCCCCTCAGTCCCAGTACGCACGTAGACCTAACACCACCTCCTCCTGCCTTGGAGGCGGCTCCTATGGCCAGTCCTGTGCACATGGCCAATGCCACGGAGGAGTTGGCCGATGTGTGCGATGGCAAGAAGATAGCCATTGCCTGTTATCTGGGCCAGCCAGAGGCGTTTTCCAAGTACTGTGAGGAGCTGCAGGAACTCGATGGCTTCTATGCCAATGGCCTCGATGCGGATACCCAATCCCAAAGCGAGAGGAAGTCCAACTATGCCAGCGCCAGCTGCAACGAGTTCGTCATAGCCTGCACCTACATCTCCGGAAAGACAACGTGGCAGAATCTGGACTACGTGGTGCGCAAGACCTTCAAGGACTACGTGGCGCGCATTGATCCCGGCACCAATCTGGGTCTCAATACGGACTCCATCACCTCGTACCATTTGGGCGAGGCAAAGAGGGGTCCCGAGATGGGATTCCCGGAACTGCTGCCCTGTGGTTACATAGTGGGCAGTGTGCGAACCCTATATATTTGCCTGCAGGGGGTGGGAAGCTTGGCCTTCGACAGCCTCATCCCCCGCAGCATTGTCCACCGATACATCAGCCTGCTCACGGAGCACCGTCGGCTCATCCTGTGCGGACCCAGCGGCACTGGAAAGTCCTACCTGGCCCGTCGACTAGCCGAGTTCCTTGTGGCCCGCTCCGCCAGGGGCAACCCTTCGGAGGCCATTGCCACGTTCAAGTAAGTCTTAAAGAGCCAACTATATTTTTCAGATTGGTATACCATTTCTACCCCTTAGTGTTGACCACAAATCCTCGAAGGATCTGCGTCAGTATCTGGGCCACATTGCCGAACAGGCTGCCATTGCCAATGGAGTCTCCGAACTTCCCTGTGTGATTATCTTGGACAACCTGCACCACGCCTCCGCCTTGGGCGATGTCTTCTCCTGTCTCCTGAGCGCCGGGCCTGCCAACAAGCTGCCCTGCATCATTGGCACCATGTCGCAAGCCACTTGCAACACCACCAACCTGCAGCTGCACCACAATTTCCGATGGGTACGTCATTGAGGAGCCTTAAAAATTGGTTCATTACTTATTGTGCTCATCACTTATTACAGGTTCTCACGGCCAATCACATGGAGCCCGTGAAAGGCTTCCTGGGTCGCTTCCTGAGGCGCCGACTCTTCCAACTGGAACTGCAGACGCAACATCCTCAACCGGAGTTGGCGGCAGTTCTGGCCTGGTTGCCCTCCGTTTGGCAGCACATCAACCGATTCCTGGAGGTGCACAGCTCCAGTGACGTGACCATCGGACCGAGGCTATTCCTCGCCTGCCCGATGGATCTGAAGGACTCGCAGGTGTGGTTCACTGACATTTGGAACTACCACCTGTCGCCATATTTAGTGGAGGCGGTGCGCGAGGGAGTTCAGCTCTATGGACGACGAGGAGGTGCCTGGAACGACCCCTCCGCCTTTATTAGGAACTCCTACCCGTGGCCCTACGGTCCGGACTCAGTGCCTCCATTGCGACAAATCAATGCCGAGGATGTGGGACTCGAAGGCGTGGCTCTAACCAACGGAGACCAACAGGATCCCTTGGTAAGATATGGGATTAAGTTTCTTTCCTTGATTTTTAACTTACGACGCGTTTTACCAATAGCTCAACATGCTGATGCGCCTACAGGAGGCGGCCAACTACTCGGAAGCTCAGGACCAGGAATCCGATTGCGCCAGCTTGGACTCGAATGTCACACCCGAAAGTTCCGCTGGAGCAGAGTGAACAGCTTTATAAGCCAACCACTTCGTACATGCCAAATTTAGATGGACTAACTAAAGGAAACATACCAGCTGAGGGTCTGCTGCACCCAAGATAACCTTCTCCCCGCACAAATGAGACTTCTTGCTCTACTTTCGCAGCGAGGTTCAAAAGCAGTTCCAAgagttttccatttgcacCAAGTCAGCGACTTCTCCACCCATCGTATCTAACCACTCCCTGCCATCTAGAGTAAATTGCACTTTTTAGCGCACTtgttaaaaatgcaaattgtccAAGCAACTAAAGAAACCTGATAGCGAAGCACTACCATCCCAAAATGCTAGGACCCCGGCTGTGTTTCCGAAATACCCAACTCTTGAGAAATGAAACCTTGAGTGACATGAAATGTTAAGGAGATAAGACAAGTGAATTCATTTTTGTACATATAAAACCAACTAAAAACCCAATCCCCTATGCTTAAGTGTGAACATGACCGGTGGTCTAGactttttataccctttaTCCCAGCCCAGAACCGGCGGatcatataaattaaattgcaactAATACCTAACTCTATTGTAAATGTAGCTTTAAGTTTTTGCTACTACCAATTTACAAGATGTATAGTTGAAGGAAAAAGCTTTCActttagtttaattatttgcgtaattatcattaaatattgttacaaacatattgcatatttataaagCCCAATAAAGCAAAAtaccatttaaatatttattatgccAAGCCGCGCTTAAACACAGGAATACGCGAGAGTGAATACGTAATGCCCCATCCTCGATAAAATAGCAAAATTTCCGAACCCAGATCCCTATCGAAAGATAAGCTCATATAATACCAACTCAAGCAGCAAAACTATATGATACGATAAAGCAAATTATGTGTCTCTGTCTAATTTAAATGTGTGCATTTATGAGATATGacatcaaatcaaaataaaatataatatcaaacATTAATTGTTGTTTCTTTTATGCGCGCAAGCTACAAATAGGATATAAATGGCATCTCCTGATGTGCCATTTAAATATCCCGTCATGTTGtgatacaaaataaaaaaagaagagctggagttatttgtttttcctttaGTGTATTTCAAATATCCCGCCATGTTGCGATACCCAATGACTTATCGATGtatagatatttttattcttCCAATAGCGTTGCGGTCACACTATTGTGACTGGAAAATACCGAAATACCGAGTCAGAATTACCCATCCATATATACAATCTTTTGTATATTCCTCTTGGTCACATTGTTCAGCAAGTCTAAGAAAAGTAGGTAAAAGtgctttaaaaattgtttaaattatgaaaatcACCTATTACCTGCGACCACAAACCTAAATATCTAACGAGCGGGCAAGCAACACTAGATAAATTGGAAACCCCGTTGCCACCGGTTTAAAAGCCGTTTTCCGGTAGATACAACCGCCCACCGATTACACAACATCTGTGATGGCAGTGAAAAATGGGAGAATTATGCGGAAATTATGCCAAGCACAGCACGAAATCGGAAGAAATAAATGACCAGTAGGGCTAGTGGAACATCAAAACAATGGGATTCCTATGGATATAGTTCCTGTAACTCAGCACGTAGTGCAGCTAGCTGTTACATAACCTCCAACTAAGTGGGCTCCATAAAGCCCACTGCAGACCCGTGACAATTCACATCTTTCCGCCTAGTTGGTTTGGAAATTTTACTTTCGCGGGTCCAAGACCTTATGTTCCTTTTTTGATACCTTATAATTTGATATTCATGTTGTTCCTTTGCAGACTCTGTGAGAAAATGGCCCTGCGACTACTCAACAGTGCTGTGCTCCGCCAGCTGGCCTCTCAGCTGCCCAAGAGTGCCCAGGTGGGCAGCGTGGCCGCCGTCCACACGCTGGACAAGATCGGCAAGCGGGAGATCGTGGGCTACGGCTGGAACGGCACCGCCTGCTACGCAGATCGCGTGGATTACCCTCTGCCCGCCGTGCGTTTCCGTGAGCCCACCAACGAGATCAACGCTCTGCGCGCCAAGGAGCAGGGAGACTGGAAAAAGCTCAGCCCCCAGGAGATCAAGGCCCTGTACCGCGCCAGCTTCTGCCAGACGATCGCCGAGGTCCAGGCTGGATCCGGTGAGTGGAAGCTCCACCTGGGCGTTGCTCTCCTCTTCACCGCCGCCGCCATCTGGGTGGCCGTGCTGATGAACATCTTCGGTAAGTCTTTGACAAGTCCCTTTTGGGGTTATTCATTATTGAGCATATTCCTTCAGTGTACGATGAGTTGCCCGTTACCTTCGACGAGGAGCACCAGAAGGCCCAGCTGCAGCGCATCATCGACCTGGAAATCAACCCCGTCACCGGATTGACCTCCAAGTGGGACTACGAGAACAAGAAGTGGAAGAACTAAGTGCGCTGTCGTTAAATAATTCCGCGATTGTGTGTGATTAAGCTAGACGACTTCTATGTGTATTAAGTAAAAGCAAGATAGTCGAAATTAAAGTTATGGCTGCTGCCTAAACGAAACGATCTTGGATCAGTCAATAGTTTCTGTAAGGCAACCAACTTTCAAGTGCAGCCTTAAAGATCGATTTATTTATAGACCATAATTATATGTTAACTACACACTTTACGTTATAGCTGCTTGTTAAGGAATGAAAAATGAAGCAGGCATAgccaatttattttccacttagTGATGACGATTTCGGGAtcttttgtgtttgttgtctTTGGTGGAATTTGTTTTAACCTCCTCCACAAGCATCTTTAAGGCTTGATAGGTTTTGGAGTTTTTGATAATTTCCTTTTCAAACATGCGGccgaattttaaaatcaatgGTGTCAGTTCCGGAGTTAGCATTGGTCTCTCTTTTTCGGTTCTAAAAAGAAGGACTTTAAAGGCTTGCAAGACATACCAGAATAACACTACTTACACAGCTCCCTTTTTCTTCACCGCTTTCAGGATCTTAACAACGGCTAGGATGTCCTGAAATAATTTGTACTTGTCTTCAGTAGAAATTTCCCCGTCAAAGAATATCTTCAGTTCCTGATCAGTTACATTCTTCAGTCGAGCCCATTCCTCCAGCTCtgccttttctttttggtaGACGCTATGGACTCTCCTGGAAAGAATATGTTCCTTTATCGCAGAGCATCCCTATGTGATGCAGATGATGTACCTACATCCAGTGCGAACTAGCCTTAGCTGTTCGTTCCTTCTGTTTCAAATGGCCTGATCTGGGTTTGGGAGGCTCCTTTTCATTTGGGGCTGCATCCTTTGATTCCATATCTCGATTATAGCTAAAGTAGGTGAATGGTTGCCTTTCGGAAATGTATCTTCAACTTGGTCGGATGTGTATCTTACTGATTGTACCTATCGTAACCCTCGTATGGAGGTCTGTGCAGATTGTGTGGTCGAAGGTGACGCTGTCTGTCATTCTCCGAGTGGTTCTGGTTAGCTTTGCTGTCCACATGGACGAGGAGCATCAGCAGGCAATGGAGGATGACGATGCCAGCGGGATAGAGCCTTGATCCCATGGCTGTAGTTTtacttatgtatatactttttagTTATGCGTAAAATCACAATTAGAGGGCTGAGATGTATTATGGAACCAATTGATTCCCAATTAGTGATTTACcttaaaatacaaacaaaaaaaacactttttttagTCATTTTAAAGCTAGTTTTTTCATATGCTTAAAATCCATTTCTCATTTCCCATTCTCAAATGTATATTGCTTGGCTAGCaacaatttatacaattcaatttattatgTACACATTTAAACATTGAAAATGTTCAATTAACAGTGATCCATTGATAGATGGACAAGGTTTCCGCTTCCCATTGTCTGACGAGATCTGAGATTTTGGATATAGGTAATCGCGTGCAATCCCGACCTTGTCGGCCATTAGATGGAGTTATGTCTTCCTTCTCGATACCGTGGAATCCATCGTGACCCATGTGTCTGGGCAATACTATCTGCAGCCACAAAAAGAGGCACTTCGATCAATTTTTGTATAACTTAACCTATTAAGCAGAAAAAAACCAACCGCATTGTGCAACTATAGAATGTCAACTAATTTCATTCGTCATCTTAAAAGTTCTAGGTAAAACCATATAGGGTTTCCTCATTTCtgaccaaataaataaattatcaatACTAAAAGTATCAATACTAGTTTTTAATTAGTGATCTTCCGAGCTTggttacaaaattattttgtatagtGGGTAGAATTAGCTAAGGACCTGATGTGGTAAAAGCGTCGTTCCAGTGAGCCCAGTGTTTCTCCGTCTTCAGGCTGTGAAAGCCATCATGTGCTCTGACGTGCCGAGGTCCCTTTGTATGGTTTCCCGGCTTTATATATGGATCTCCTCCATTTTCGGCGCCAGTCGGATCGTTTGTGTCTGTGTTGTCCGGGCTATCAACAATATCGGTGCTATTTGTGGGTGCTTCTGTATCCTCCGACCCCGCTACAATGGGCTGAGTTACTTCTCCGGTAGAAGTGCCTTCAGTTACTGAAGAAGTTTCACCAGCTGCTTGCGATGCTGGTGATGATTCAGCCGCAGGGGTTTCCTGAGCCTCGACAGCGGCTACCAAGAATATAACGATTCCAATCTAGAACAAAGAATACTTTCGAGTATGAGCGAAAAAGAGGGAATGCCC is part of the Drosophila yakuba strain Tai18E2 chromosome 2R, Prin_Dyak_Tai18E2_2.1, whole genome shotgun sequence genome and encodes:
- the LOC6529772 gene encoding protein sickie isoform X11, coding for MSAVSASNRPPPSPISAPIYDGYATIRARGLTRSRSIRAESENGAQLPPVLQKPRRQRTISLRSNYSLPGGQSEEIYARAKPVRTPTIGDLEPIYTNPSAFRPLSDASSSSGGGSMPCDYQNVKKNSRFSLDSLQSSATPKTPDYNTAGEEEPIFLYTAPESPKRRLDSGIRSSYESSDRGCYSPSPRMSFDMQERDCPRLRPPTLRHNSVGSTGNRRPITLSLNETPRSPTGLPPPAPVRRESLYAKPKIYATPMRPPTSPRLNLYELPIVTQRSNSAELLERSCTSQSLATIDQDELLVIPSAMPMLPNAVDRRYHTLGHMRVKSMGAGLHRSLDVPTGSMLDVASGGHWRYRAGNQSAGNIYASAEAAVSDLNRMAPEYMDPLDFKIGCQTTLRSKPLIPWYELAIRRDFKRQSCPPISGSGVGGSLTLATSPQEDLEQAHVVTAFEQSLSNMTNRLHQLTATAERKDGELTDMRQTIELLRKQSIQAGLTTAHMQSMGVQTQGQGQLQALGQPASDQKPPTSGSQRAINANNGSMPLGMQRQHSTDSMCSLNSISSGCSAAQDKNKANKKKGWLRSSFTKAFSRNAKISKTSRHVGHHHHHNHSQQELAAGKIPLHNGHGEPLGLASLATQPAPPLPNSKQSSPAKTVTLIDNAKPIDAIEQEDQHVVEDLKKQLREKDLVLTDIRLEALSSASQLESLKEMMNKMRAEMMSLKHNNERLQKLVTTRSLAGSEASLGQAISPNGSVAGSSEVSRRYSLADSNNRPPMELPARLTEELELEEECLPPAPAPEQPSPPAPNGVSVAPLSPSTHVDLTPPPPALEAAPMASPVHMANATEELADVCDGKKIAIACYLGQPEAFSKYCEELQELDGFYANGLDADTQSQSERKSNYASASCNEFVIACTYISGKTTWQNLDYVVRKTFKDYVARIDPGTNLGLNTDSITSYHLGEAKRGPEMGFPELLPCGYIVGSVRTLYICLQGVGSLAFDSLIPRSIVHRYISLLTEHRRLILCGPSGTGKSYLARRLAEFLVARSARGNPSEAIATFNVDHKSSKDLRQYLGHIAEQAAIANGVSELPCVIILDNLHHASALGDVFSCLLSAGPANKLPCIIGTMSQATCNTTNLQLHHNFRWVLTANHMEPVKGFLGRFLRRRLFQLELQTQHPQPELAAVLAWLPSVWQHINRFLEVHSSSDVTIGPRLFLACPMDLKDSQVWFTDIWNYHLSPYLVEAVREGVQLYGRRGGAWNDPSAFIRNSYPWPYGPDSVPPLRQINAEDVGLEGVALTNGDQQDPLLNMLMRLQEAANYSEAQDQESDCASLDSNVTPESSAGAE
- the LOC6529772 gene encoding protein sickie isoform X10, with product MDGSPHHRPGSRNGRDNWSKMPEPLNGQKVEKSEKSSPSRRSMGGGGSGSSSKQGSPSSSSTRTKGVPPSFGYVKRANGSIASTAEQQNIAMMMATGGAAANGLPCGRTAHVSAVPRTASGRKIAGGTQTLPNDMNKLPPNTQHRSFSLTGPTATQLSQSIRERLATGSHSLPKPGSDLHVFQHRISNRGGARHDGSLSDTQTYAEVKPEYSSYAMWLKHSNTAGSRLSDGESAEQLQIGSPAMTRHGHKMIHNRSGGPGQMAGQMSGNESPYVQSPRMNRSNSISYLKERTYPRSTKSEKMYPSMMSRAGEVEIEPYYCLPVGTNGVLTAQMAAAMAAQSQAAQGNPGMGVNVGGVAWSQPTSPTPLTRGPFTTAAAASVLSPTHGATSGAGLVGPGGGAGAGAMVGHRLTYPKKNDEVHGSAASLLSGGSSLYGNAEERQAHEIRRLKRELQDARDQVLSLSSQLSTNAHVVTAFEQSLSNMTNRLHQLTATAERKDGELTDMRQTIELLRKQSIQAGLTTAHMQSMGVQTQGQGQLQALGQPASDQKPPTSGSQRAINANNGSMPLGMQRQHSTDSMCSLNSISSGCSAAQDKNKANKKKGWLRSSFTKAFSRNAKISKTSRHVGHHHHHNHSQQELAAGKIPLHNGHGEPLGLASLATQPAPPLPNSKQSSPAKTVTLIDNAKPIDAIEQEDQHVVEDLKKQLREKDLVLTDIRLEALSSASQLESLKEMMNKMRAEMMSLKHNNERLQKLVTTRSLAGSEASLGQAISPNGSVAGSSEVSRRYSLADSNNRPPMELPARLTEELELEEECLPPAPAPEQPSPPAPNGVSVAPLSPSTHVDLTPPPPALEAAPMASPVHMANATEELADVCDGKKIAIACYLGQPEAFSKYCEELQELDGFYANGLDADTQSQSERKSNYASASCNEFVIACTYISGKTTWQNLDYVVRKTFKDYVARIDPGTNLGLNTDSITSYHLGEAKRGPEMGFPELLPCGYIVGSVRTLYICLQGVGSLAFDSLIPRSIVHRYISLLTEHRRLILCGPSGTGKSYLARRLAEFLVARSARGNPSEAIATFNVDHKSSKDLRQYLGHIAEQAAIANGVSELPCVIILDNLHHASALGDVFSCLLSAGPANKLPCIIGTMSQATCNTTNLQLHHNFRWVLTANHMEPVKGFLGRFLRRRLFQLELQTQHPQPELAAVLAWLPSVWQHINRFLEVHSSSDVTIGPRLFLACPMDLKDSQVWFTDIWNYHLSPYLVEAVREGVQLYGRRGGAWNDPSAFIRNSYPWPYGPDSVPPLRQINAEDVGLEGVALTNGDQQDPLLNMLMRLQEAANYSEAQDQESDCASLDSNVTPESSAGAE
- the LOC6529777 gene encoding cytochrome c oxidase subunit 4 isoform 1, mitochondrial; this encodes MALRLLNSAVLRQLASQLPKSAQVGSVAAVHTLDKIGKREIVGYGWNGTACYADRVDYPLPAVRFREPTNEINALRAKEQGDWKKLSPQEIKALYRASFCQTIAEVQAGSGEWKLHLGVALLFTAAAIWVAVLMNIFVYDELPVTFDEEHQKAQLQRIIDLEINPVTGLTSKWDYENKKWKN
- the LOC6529778 gene encoding uncharacterized protein LOC6529778 isoform X3; translation: MGSRLYPAGIVILHCLLMLLVHVDSKANQNHSENDRQRHLRPHNLHRPPYEGYDSYNRDMESKDAAPNEKEPPKPRSGHLKQKERTAKASSHWMRVHSVYQKEKAELEEWARLKNVTDQELKIFFDGEISTEDKYKLFQDILAVVKILKAVKKKGAVTEKERPMLTPELTPLILKFGRMFEKEIIKNSKTYQALKMLVEEVKTNSTKDNKHKRSRNRHH
- the LOC6529778 gene encoding uncharacterized protein LOC6529778 isoform X1, translated to MGSRLYPAGIVILHCLLMLLVHVDSKANQNHSENDRQRHLRPHNLHRPPYEGYDRQPFTYFSYNRDMESKDAAPNEKEPPKPRSGHLKQKERTAKASSHWMRVHSVYQKEKAELEEWARLKNVTDQELKIFFDGEISTEDKYKLFQDILAVVKILKAVKKKGAVTEKERPMLTPELTPLILKFGRMFEKEIIKNSKTYQALKMLVEEVKTNSTKDNKHKRSRNRHH
- the LOC6529778 gene encoding uncharacterized protein LOC6529778 isoform X2, coding for MGSRLYPAGIVILHCLLMLLVHVDSKANQNHSENDRQRHLRPHNLHRPPYEGYDRYNHYNRDMESKDAAPNEKEPPKPRSGHLKQKERTAKASSHWMRVHSVYQKEKAELEEWARLKNVTDQELKIFFDGEISTEDKYKLFQDILAVVKILKAVKKKGAVTEKERPMLTPELTPLILKFGRMFEKEIIKNSKTYQALKMLVEEVKTNSTKDNKHKRSRNRHH
- the LOC6529779 gene encoding uncharacterized protein LOC6529779; amino-acid sequence: MAKLELKLIGIVIFLVAAVEAQETPAAESSPASQAAGETSSVTEGTSTGEVTQPIVAGSEDTEAPTNSTDIVDSPDNTDTNDPTGAENGGDPYIKPGNHTKGPRHVRAHDGFHSLKTEKHWAHWNDAFTTSGP